The window GTACTTGGAGCGAGATGAAGTCGGGGCCGGTGGCGGGCATGATGACGCTCCCTGCTTTCGTGTCAGTTTTCTGACATGCATCAACCTATGTCAGAATACTGACATGAGTCAGGAAGGTGTCGGCGTCAACCTGGAGACGTCACTGGGCTACCTGCTCAAAGAAGCGTCGAGCGCCCTCCGCACGGCCATGGAGGAAGTGCTGCGGCCGCTCGGGATGAGCGTGACGCACTACTCCTGCCTCGAGCTGCTGGCGCAACGACCGGGCTTGTCGAACTCCGAGCTCGCGCGGGGCGCGTTCGTGACACGGCAGACGATGAACGTGCTGCTCCAGGCCCTGGAACGAGACGGCTACGTGGCCAGGCCTGCGGAGGCACCCGTCGGGAAGGTGCTTCCCACGCGGCTCACGCCTCGCGGCCGACGAAGCCTCGAGAAGGCGAGCGCAGCCGTCCGGTCCGTCGAGGCCAGAATGCTGGCCGGCCTGACCCAGACCGAGCAGTCAGACGCGTTCCGGATCCTGCAGAACATGATCCATTCCCTGCGCGGTGACAACGAGGGTGCATAGCTCGTTCCGCGGCGCACGTCTCGTCGCGCTCGGACAGGAGTGCAGCCGAGCCTGAAATCCGTGTCGGCGACCTCGAAAACCGACAGACCCCGACTACACCCTCTACTGCAATGAGCTCTGAATCTGCCTTCGTCTCGATCGACTTGAGGCGCTTCTGCTTTCGTCCTTCAAATCCCGCTCCGCTGAGTCCAGGCGGGCGGGGAAAGGTCCGACAGCGTCAAAGGGTGGGACGCTCGGTCAGCTACTGCCCGGACAGGTCTGCCGATAGGGAACATTCGGGAGAAGGTCCTGCCATTCCCCTTGTGACATTCCCTTGCCGACACGGCCGCACACTGACTCAGCCACGTGGGCTGGGTCGATGTCGTACTTCTGGTTTTGGACATGGCTTCCGGCCGCGTACAGGGTACGGCCATCGGCACTGAAGGCGAGTGACACGATCTCGTCCCCGGGCGTGGGGAGGAGGCCGCCGATGGGCTGGTGCGAGGTGGTGTTCCAGAGCTGCAAGGAGCCGTCGCCGTGAGCTGCGGCGAGAACGGTGCCGTCGGGCGAGAAGGCCATCGCTCTCACGGCGGAGTAGGCGCCTTCCGGTGTCGGCAGCACGCCGAGGCGCCGCCTGACGCGGCCGTCCCACAGGACGATTCCGTCGGGGGCTTCTGCGGCCAACAATTTACTGTCGGCACTAAAAGCCACGAATCCGGTTCCGGGATTCTGCGCACGCAAATGTGCCCTGCCTGACGGAAATTCGAGCACCTTGCCTTCGTTTGTGACGATCAGACGTCCATCGGGGCGCGGCGTGATACCGGCCGCAGCCCGGGACAGGAGTTTCCTGACGGCACGCTTCCGGATGTCCCAGACCCATATGTCACCGTTCGACAGTATGAGCGATCTCTCACCAAAGGTGAAATGCATATCCTGCACCGGAACACTGTCCGGTGGCTCAAAATTAATCCGGGATTCCATCCGGCGTTGCGCAACATTCCATAAATACATTCGTGTCCGATCACTCCGACCGGCACCGAAGGCAAGCAGCTTTCCGTCGCTGCTGAATGCCATGAGGGGTACGCAGGACAGACCCTGCAGGGGCCCTGTCGAAATCCGACAGGGCATGTCCGCGCCTTCGGGTCGGACGGTTTCCCCAGTCTTCCTGTCGTGCACCCGGTACTGGATCCGCTTCCGGTGCTTGTCCGTCCGGGCAGTCACCAGCACCCGACCGTCCGGGCTCAACAGTGCTTCATCAAAGCCGGACCTGATCCAGTCGGGGGAGATGGCACGGCCCACGTCGACGGAGCGGACGGTGGATCCCCAGCCCTCTTCCGGCCCTCCGATGTAGCGGATCAGCCCGCGGTCGAGGTCGAGTCTGAGATTGCGGGCCGTTTCCCCTGATATCGGGTAGTGGAAAACTGCCCCGGAAGAACTCGCCATCCTAAAGAGCAGAATTTCACGTCCTTTCACGGTGGCCAGGAATCTGCCGTCATCACTGAACTGCAGTTCCTGTGTTCCGGTTTGGTCTTCGACATCTGCGATGGCCGCCCGCCCGGAGGCTATGTCCCAGACTTGAATTGCCTCTCCTGCTACAGCCACCTTTTCCCCATCCGGGGAGAATTCGAAGATCTCGTTGCTGCACTGATACTTCGACATTTTCGGTGCCCAGGGCGCGTCCAAGCGGCTCCGCTTGACGACATCCCATATCTCCAGCGGTTCGCCTGGCACACAGAGCGCGAAGAGTCGACCGTCCCGGCTCATTGCCCCGTCGGGCAGGCTCAGGGAACTGAACCCCCTCCCGTTGCGCTGATGCTGGGCCTCACCGGACGGCTGCCTTTCGGAATTGTCTTCTGCCAGGTCCTCCCTCGCCTTTCGTACCTCCAGCAGAACCCGCCGCCGCTGCACGTCCCAGATCTGCACCACGTGGGCGGAGTCGCCATCCTCGTCGTAGACCATGAGGTGCCGTCCGCTCGCGCCCATCTCGACCCCGTACGCGGCGCGCCCCAAGGCGGGACCGTCCTGCCGGCCTGTCGCGAGGTCCCACAGCGCGACCTTCCGCGGCTCTCCTCTGCGCGATTCGCCGAGGAACCTGGGCAGCCAGCGGGCATCGGCCAGCATCACGCCCGTGTCCTGCGATCCGTCGCCCAGCCCCGGCAACGTCTCTTTGCGTTTGCCGGTCCGGACGTCGCGGACGACCACCTGATCCGAGCCGAGACTGACCAGTGTCTGTCCGTCGGCGCTCAGATAGCGCATGGTGTCCGCGTCTCCGTCGGGGTCGACGAACGTGTCCTGGTTCTTCTGCGTCATCGCGCCGAACAGTGCGGACCGGGTTTCGGGAAGGTCGGCGACGCGCCAGGCGGCGAGGCTGAGGCGCATGGCCGTCATCGGGTCGGACCCGCGCAGGCTGTCGGCGACACCTGCGGCGCGGCGGGCTTCGGCCTCCAGGCGACGGCGTTCGCTCGCCTGGTTCTGCTGCCAGGCTACGAGAGCCGCTACAAGGCTGAGCACCACGAGGACCGACAGCGCGGTCGTACGGAAGCGGCGGCCGCGCCGTTCGCGGTGGCGGGCGGCGAGGCCTGCGGCGAGGAATTCCCGTTCCAGCGGGGTGAGGTCGTCGTCCAAGCCGTGGAAGTGTGCTTCGGCTGCAGACAAGCGTACGCCCCGGTACAAGGAGCCCGCGTCACGACCGAGTGCTTCCCAGGTCTGGGCTGCTTCGGTGAGATGCCGCTGGGCGCGAAGCCGTTCACGGTCCTCTTCGATCCAGGCGCGCAGTCGGGGCCATGCGGTCAGCACGGCTTCGTGGGCGAGGTCGACGGTGTTCTTGTC of the Streptomyces sp. T12 genome contains:
- a CDS encoding MarR family winged helix-turn-helix transcriptional regulator, whose protein sequence is MSQEGVGVNLETSLGYLLKEASSALRTAMEEVLRPLGMSVTHYSCLELLAQRPGLSNSELARGAFVTRQTMNVLLQALERDGYVARPAEAPVGKVLPTRLTPRGRRSLEKASAAVRSVEARMLAGLTQTEQSDAFRILQNMIHSLRGDNEGA